The sequence ATTCAAGAATTTCTTTCCGTTGATCTTGTCAATATTGCAGCCCCACTACCATCAACCCCCCAGCCCACTCCCGCCCCTCCCCAGATAAAGCAGGAGGTCAAGCCCTCCTCAAGCCCACCACCTGCAGAAAGAAAAAAGACAGCCCCAATAGTTCCCATCAGACCAACCGTTACCAAGGAAGTCATTCCTTCTCCAGTAGAAGCCATCTCAATCCAGCCACTCAAACGAAAGGTTAAGGTGAAAATCCCTAAAAACACAGCCAGTGAAACAAACAGGCAAAGGGATAGAGAACGTGAGAGACGGCAACTCCTGGAGGAAGCCAGACGTCAAAAGGCTCTCGCTGATGCTGAGGCAGCTGCCGCAAACGATGCCGTCAAAGCACTTAAGCAGCTGCTGCAGGCCGATTCTGTAACATCTGCAACTCAGACGGCGACTCAACCAACAACAACGCGCTCTGGCGGAAATTCCAATACTGCCATTGAAAATCAATACATCGCCACCATCGGAAGCAGTCTCAATCAGCATTGGGCCCTGCCGGAAATTAAACCCTGGAATCCTGATCTCTCTGCAACGGTCATTATCCATATTGCAAAAGATGGTAAAATTATCAATCACCGTTTTGAAAAACGCTCAGGCGATAGCGTCTATGACCAATTTGTCAGCCGAACTATCCAGGACGCCAACCCTCTCCCGCCAATTCCCGGCGCAATGAAAGTATCTGATTTCACAATCGGCCTCCGTTTCACCCCCGGTCAGATTCGCTAACCATTATTGTATTCTAGTGAAAAAGGTTGACTGTAGTTCTTAAACACTTATAATCTGATGCCTATAACTCTTCTTTTTCCAACTACAAATTATCCCTTATGAAATCACGATTCTTTTTATTTATTATTGTTTTACTTGCAGGCCTTCCTGCTCTCTCATCTGCAAAAGAGATTGCCTATATAGACATAAGCTCTCCAGATGCTCGGAAAATAAATATAGCAGTTCCCTGGTTTATAAATACTGCGCAACCAGAACGTCTTCAGCCTCTGGGGCGTGATCTTGCAGATACTTTAGCCAAATCACTTTCCTTCCATGGTATATTTTCTCTTATTGCCAGTGAACAATATGGAAAGCGTCAGGATGCCAACTGGAAATCTCTTGGCGCTGATTTTGTCGTTCTCGGCAATTATTCACTTTCTGCTACCGGAATTAACATGGAAATTCGTCTACTTGACGTTGCAGGGGGTGATATGCTCATGGGGAAACGCTATGATGGAAGCAGAAATCTTGAACAAAACATGCTGTTCCGCTTTTGCGATGCTGTTATCAAAGAAATGACAGGTCAGGATGGTATTGCTTCCAGTAAAATTGCTTTTGTGTCGGACGCAACTGGTTTTAAAGAGGTCTATGTAACTGATATTCTAGGAACAAACACCAGGCAAATAACTCGCCATAAAAATCTTGTTGTCTCACCGAGATTTTTGCCAGGCGGTAGGTATCTGACTTACACTTCCTACCATTCCGGCAATCAAAACCTCTACATAACCGACCTCGATCAGAACACAACAACTCGCCCTCTTTCCAGGCGTAGAGGAATGAACCTGGCCCCTGCGTGGTCACCAGATGGGACCAAAATGATTCTTACACTCAGTATGGATGGTAATCCTGATCTTTTCCTCCTTGACAGGAAGGGAACGATTATAAAACAGCTAACCCAGCGTTCCGGTATTAACGTTTCACCGACCTGGGCTCCTGATGGCAAACAGATTGCCTTTGTCTCCGACAGAAGTGGAACCCCTCAGATATATGTTATGAACCTGAGAGACAGTAAGGTGCAGAGAATAACTTTTCAGGGCCGGGAAAATGCCGAACCAAGCTGGTCCCCCAAAGGTGACCTGATAACATACTCAAGTCTTATTGAAGGAACATACCAGATATTCACCATTGCCCCGCTCCCTAATGCGCGGCCACAGCAGATAACCAACGACCCTGGACAGCACGAATCTCCGACCTGGTCTCCCGATGGCAAGCAAATCCTTTTCTCACTGCGTAAAGGGAAAAGTCAGAAAGTGTGTGCTATACTGAAAAATGGTTCTGTAATGAGACAATTATTCGAAATGCCGGGGAACCAAACCTATCCCCAATGGACCATCGACAACAATTAACTTTTTTATCCCTAACGCCATACTACTCAAATGAAAAAAAGATACCTGACCCCCTTACTTCTCGTTGGCCTCATGCCTCTTCTTACTCACTGTGCCTCCCAGCAGGATGTCCAAAACCTGAGCTATAATATCCGGTCTATCAATAAAAAACTTGATGACATGAAGATGAACACCGTTGAACAGATGCAACAGCGACAAGCCATGTCATCTGGCTACCTCGATCAATTACAGGCAGACATGTTGAAGCTCAAAAGTGAGCTTGATGAAACAGCGCACATGAACAGATTGCTTCAGGAGCAAAACAAGGAATTACAACTTTCTTTACAAAATCTTGCCATTCAGCAGGAAGAGAAACTTACCGTAAAGGTGGCTGAACTCGACTCCAGGATAACCAGCCAGAAAGAATCACTTACGGCAATGCAACTGGCACGTATCCAGGATGCTGAGAGACGTTCAAAGGCTGCAAAAATGGCTGCAGATGAAGCAATGCGTAAGGCTCAGCAAGCTGCACAATTACGAGCAGAATCAGAAAAAGGTGATATCTCTCACTTGAAAGCAACCTCACAAAAAGTACTTTTTTCACCTGCCAATACAACTGTGGAACCTGACACCACTGACACCACTACTGCTGCTCCTGTTGCAATTATCAAACAATCTGCCGTCAAATCTGCCACTTCTACAGTGGTGGCTATCGACTCATATGCTCAGGCAATGCAGCAGTACAGAGATGGCAACTACAAAGCAGCCTTTACACTTTTTGAAAAAACTGCCACCCAGCGAGGATCGTCAAACGCTTTAATAGCCAGGTACATGATGGGAGAGTCTCTCTTTAAACTAGAGGAATATGATCAGGCAATCATTCAATATCAGCAGATCATATCAAGCTTCCCTGGAAACCCACAGGCTGCGAAGGCACTTCTGAGACAGGGTGAGGCATTCGAACAGTTGTCGGATACCGAAACTGCTCGTATAATTTATAAGAAAATAACAGCATCCTATGGATCATCCCCCGAGGCAGTTACAGCGCAACAAAAGCTTTCAACACTATAGGAAACGGGTTCGAGACAGTTTCCCAAACAGGGACTACGTGGAAAAAGCAAAATTGTAAAGTGTTATGGGAAAATTACGCCTTGATGAGCTTCTCGTTCACACGGGGTTAACTGCCGATTTACAGCTGGCTCGGCGCCTGATTGGTGCCGGTGAAGTCTCCGTTGATGGTATATGTGCCGACAAAGCAGGCACTTATTATCCCGACACCAACCTTCCTGTAATCAAAACTAAATGCCCCTTTGTGTCCCGTGGCGGTTACAAGCTGCAGGGTGGTCTTGATACCTTCTCAATAGACCCCGGCGGATTTATCTGTGCCGATATAGGTGCCTCCAGTGGCGGTTTCACCGACTGTCTCCTGCAGCGCGGGGCGAAGAAAGTATACGCAGTGGATGTTGCCTACGGAATGCTTGACTGGAAGCTCCGTCAGGACGAACGGGTTGCTGTTATAGAACGCTTTAATGCACGCAAAATTAGTCAGAAACAAATCCCCGAACCCCTGGATCTTGCTGTCATTGATGCAGCATTTATATCTCTCACCAAATTGCTCCCCCCTCTTATCCCACTTTTCAGAAAAAAGGTATCAATTATCTGCTTAATCAAACCTCAATTTGAGCTACCTCCCAAACTTATCCCAAAAGGTGGAGTAGTCATCAACGAGGAACATCATCAGCTGGCAATTGACAAAATATATGATTTTTTAGATTTAACAGGACTCCGCCCATTACAGATGACACCAAGTCCAATACTGGGGCCAAAGGGGAATCGGGAGTTTCTTCTTTTAATCGGCAATTAACTATAGCAACTTATGTGGCAAGATCAATCTCTTGTTATAGAGACAGCAGACTCACTGCGTGTCCCACAGATTCACAAGTGTATACGGACTTCCTTTGGGTGACCAGAAATCACCGCTGACATAGCGACGGTTCCGGTCAAGTCCTGCTATTTCCTGTAAATCTTTCTGCGTAAGTAACACATCTGCTGCCAAGAGATTTTGCTTCATTCGCTCAGGGTTGACCGACTTGGGAATGACCGCGGTTCCCCGATGGATTGCCCAACTGATGAGCACCTGGGCCTGCGTGGACCCGCATCGTTCAGCAATAGTCGCGAGGACAGGTTCCTGCATAAGTACAGGCTCGTTTTTCACTTTCATTCCAGGAGGTCTATCCAATGAACCCAGTGGTGAATAGGCAGTAAGATGAATTTGGTTTTTTTTGCAATAGTCTAGCATAGCAGGCTGCTGTAGATACGGGTGTAATTCGATCTGGTTCATCTCGGGTTTCAGCCTCGCGGTACCAAGAAGATCCTGCAGTTTGGTGGTACTGAAATTAGAAACACCTATATGCCTGCATAGCCCCTTCTCGACCATTGCTTCCATTGCCTTCCAGGTTTTCGAGATTGGCAAAACATCGAGACTGATAAAGTCTTTTGCAGACTCGGGAAAGACAACTCCCCTCTTTATCACAACCGGCCAGTGAATCAGATAGAGATCAAGGTAATTAAGTTGCAGATCCGAGAGGGTTTTTTCTAGTGCCTGCTGGACATCCTCGGGTTCATGGGAATTATTCCATAGTTTTGAGGTAATCCATAGCTGATCTCTGCTGACCACACCCTCCTGAAAAGACTCAAGCAGGGCCTGACCAATCTCGGGTTCATTGCCATATATTGCCGCGCAATCGATGTGACAGTAACCTAACCGTAAGGCTTCCTTGACCGCCCTATATACGTCACCGGGTGCAGATTTCCAGGTTCCCAATCCCAGAATAGGCATCTGATCACCGTTATCGAATTGAAGTGTCTTCATCGTCGTTCCTCCGTTATTTTGATTCCATTACAGTCTCCAGACAAAATCGCATCTCCTTATTAAGGTATCGATAAATCGTGGTTTGTCCATTAAAACAACCTGAAACGAAAAAAAACAGTCCACCGCGTAGCGGCTTCGTCCAACTAAGTTTTTTAATAAAAAAGGCTTGTTCTCTTGGAATGCTTTTCTGCTGAACGTAAGAATCTGTTTAACTGTTTCAATGGCCCGAAACCCGAATTAAGGAATTAGGTTGGGGGGCAAGCAACTCTTCTGCCATGTCATGCGATACCTGCTGTATCGAGATATCAGTAAGCACAATTCTGTGTGCCAAGATATTATTAAAGTCGTTCGCTATCCCGTCAGCAACCTGAGTTCAGTGACATCTAGACAGAAGAAATCAATTTGCTCGACAACCATGCCCTGGCTGAGGAAGAACAAATTCATGTAACGCCTGAATTGATAAAGAAATTTGCTGTTCCCTTGCGGTGTGTCATCGACTATCTGTCATATCGTGAAAAAGAACATCTCAGGCGAGTCGAACAATACAGCCTAACACTCGATACCCAGATCCTTAAGTTTTTTCCAAAGAACCTTTCTGCTGATACCAAGTTTGTCGGCAGCTGCAATTTTTTTTCCGTCCGTCTCATCAAGAGTCTTAAGGATTCTCTGTCGTTCGTAACATTTAACCCCCTCATCCAAAGACAGGTCTTCGGTAATACAAGGAAGATCTTCGCCCCCCCCCTACATTCCGAAGGCAGGTGTGTCACATATATATGACTTCCGGTAGAGAGAAGAACTGCTCTCTCTATGGCATTCTTGAGTTCCCTCACATTCCCCGGATAGTCATAGGCCAGAAGCCTTTTATAGGCATCTGGAGAAATATCCAGCCCTTTTTTTCTGTACTTTGTGGAATAAATTTTAAGAAAATGCTCAGCAAGGGCGGTTATGTCTTCGCCCCGCTCACGTAACGGCGGCAAATGGATGGGGACAACATTGATCCTGTAAAACAGATCCTCTCTGAACGTCCGTTCGCTAATAGCTTTTTTCAGATCCTTGGCCGTGGCAAAAATTGTCCGTACATCTATCTTGATACTGGTATTGCTCCCTAATCTGGTGAGTTCATGTTCTTCAAGCACTCTGAGAAGCTTTGCCTGCAGAGTGATGGGCATCTCCCCAATCTCATCAAAAAAAATAGTTCCTCCATCCGCCACTTCGAATTTACCCTTTTTCGACTGGACAGCACCGGTGAAAGCACCTTTTTCGTAACCAAAGAGTTCAGATTCAAGAAGATCTTCAGGGATAGCAGCACAATTAATCTTGAGAAAAGTCTTGTCTTTACGAAGGCTCAATCTGTGGAGAGCGCTGGCCACTAGTTCCTTACCTGTACCACTTTCTCCCTGGATACGAACCGGGACATCGGTTGGGGCAACGGTGGCCAAGCGATCAAATACGGCCTTAATGGCCGAGCTTTCTCCAATAAACTCCTCAGACTGACTCTTTTCTCGGACGGTTTCACGGAGCTGATCATTTTCAAGCTGGAGTTGCCTGTATCTGAAATACCGGTCCACAACAATAAGAAGAGTGTCGTTACTAAAGGGTTTACTCAGGTAGTCGAAGGCTCCTTTTTTTATGGCAGACACTGCAGTATCTACCTCTGGAAAACCAGTAATGATGATAACACCCGTATCAGGACAAATTTTCATGGATTCAGTAAGTATCTCCATGCCGCTCATCCCTGGGAGCCTGAAGTCTGTAATAATTAGGTCAAAGTTATGTTGCTGTATAGCTTTTAGCCCCTCTATGCCATCTTCACAGGCAGTCACCTCGTAGCCGTGTCCGCTGAGAGAGTGACTGACTCCAAGCCGCATGGAGAGTTCGTCTTCTATGAGGAGAATATTTCGTTTCATGTGTTCTCAGGCTCGCTGAGGGGAAGACTTATGATGAATTTTGCACCCTGGCCTTCCTCTGATTCAGCGTGAATACGTCCCCCATGTTGTTCAATGATAGATTTACAAACTGCCAGACCAAGCCCTGTTCCCTTGCCGGGGTCCTTTGTGGTGAAAAAAGGGTCAAAAATCCTTGGCAGTACCTCGGGATCTATCCCGGGGCCAGTATCAGCTATGCTGAGAAAACAATCCTCTTCATCCCTCGTCAGATCCAGAGAAAGAGTTCCTCCCATGGCCATGGCATGGATCGCATTAATGATAATATTAAGGAACACCTGTTCAATCTTAGCCGGATCCACGGGAACCAACGGCATGTCTTCGCAGGATTCCCGATGCACTGTAATCTTCTGTTTGATAAGAAAAGTATCTACTAATTTAAAGCAATTATCAACAATTTCACAAATGGAAGAAGGTACGATATCAATTGGTGTTTTTCTTGAAAAATCAAGGAGTCCCTGAACCGTATTTTGTATTTTATGAAGCCCGGAGTTGATAACTTCTATATGGGTCTTCCGAGACTCCTCATCCATGGAATCTTTGGCGAAATTATTAAAGCATAGGATCACTCCGCCAAGGGGATTATTTATTTCATGAGCCACCCCGGCCGCGAGATTGCCGACGGTAGCCATTTTATCTGTCTGACAGATAAGATCCATGGTTTTCACTTTTTCTCTGTCTGCCTGCTGCAGCTTACTGATCATCCAGGAAAAACTGGCTTGCAACCTGCCGATCTCATCTTTGCGTTGCTCAGGAATAGAATACTGGATATCCAGATTCCCTTTTTCTGTTATCAGATCCATGGTATTGGCCAGATTGATCAAGGGAGTTGCAAAAGCCCTACCAGCAATGCCAATAACAACGAGGGCTCCTAAAATCATCAATGACACCATGGAAAGAATCTCATTTCGCAGGGTACGGACCCCTTCATTTACTTCCTCTAAGGAAAAACCAATCCGACATACCCCCCAATTCTTGGTACTTATCTTCAGGGGCGCCACCACATCAATCATATCGATTCCCTGAGAGTTTTTAAATTGCTGTATCGCTATTTCCATAGCCTGCAAAGACTCCGTCGTGACCGGATCAGTATATATTTTCCCATACTCCCTTATGTCGCTATGAGAAAGCACTTTACCGTGTGGATCAAGAACAACCAGGTAGAGAAGGCGTTTTTCTTTACGGATAATATCTGAG comes from Desulfocapsa sulfexigens DSM 10523 and encodes:
- a CDS encoding energy transducer TonB, whose protein sequence is MTSSANSWKLPFNLAVLSHVLILASAIILPKYFHKKPLIQEFLSVDLVNIAAPLPSTPQPTPAPPQIKQEVKPSSSPPPAERKKTAPIVPIRPTVTKEVIPSPVEAISIQPLKRKVKVKIPKNTASETNRQRDRERERRQLLEEARRQKALADAEAAAANDAVKALKQLLQADSVTSATQTATQPTTTRSGGNSNTAIENQYIATIGSSLNQHWALPEIKPWNPDLSATVIIHIAKDGKIINHRFEKRSGDSVYDQFVSRTIQDANPLPPIPGAMKVSDFTIGLRFTPGQIR
- the tolB gene encoding Tol-Pal system beta propeller repeat protein TolB produces the protein MKSRFFLFIIVLLAGLPALSSAKEIAYIDISSPDARKINIAVPWFINTAQPERLQPLGRDLADTLAKSLSFHGIFSLIASEQYGKRQDANWKSLGADFVVLGNYSLSATGINMEIRLLDVAGGDMLMGKRYDGSRNLEQNMLFRFCDAVIKEMTGQDGIASSKIAFVSDATGFKEVYVTDILGTNTRQITRHKNLVVSPRFLPGGRYLTYTSYHSGNQNLYITDLDQNTTTRPLSRRRGMNLAPAWSPDGTKMILTLSMDGNPDLFLLDRKGTIIKQLTQRSGINVSPTWAPDGKQIAFVSDRSGTPQIYVMNLRDSKVQRITFQGRENAEPSWSPKGDLITYSSLIEGTYQIFTIAPLPNARPQQITNDPGQHESPTWSPDGKQILFSLRKGKSQKVCAILKNGSVMRQLFEMPGNQTYPQWTIDNN
- a CDS encoding tetratricopeptide repeat protein, which encodes MKKRYLTPLLLVGLMPLLTHCASQQDVQNLSYNIRSINKKLDDMKMNTVEQMQQRQAMSSGYLDQLQADMLKLKSELDETAHMNRLLQEQNKELQLSLQNLAIQQEEKLTVKVAELDSRITSQKESLTAMQLARIQDAERRSKAAKMAADEAMRKAQQAAQLRAESEKGDISHLKATSQKVLFSPANTTVEPDTTDTTTAAPVAIIKQSAVKSATSTVVAIDSYAQAMQQYRDGNYKAAFTLFEKTATQRGSSNALIARYMMGESLFKLEEYDQAIIQYQQIISSFPGNPQAAKALLRQGEAFEQLSDTETARIIYKKITASYGSSPEAVTAQQKLSTL
- a CDS encoding TlyA family RNA methyltransferase, giving the protein MGKLRLDELLVHTGLTADLQLARRLIGAGEVSVDGICADKAGTYYPDTNLPVIKTKCPFVSRGGYKLQGGLDTFSIDPGGFICADIGASSGGFTDCLLQRGAKKVYAVDVAYGMLDWKLRQDERVAVIERFNARKISQKQIPEPLDLAVIDAAFISLTKLLPPLIPLFRKKVSIICLIKPQFELPPKLIPKGGVVINEEHHQLAIDKIYDFLDLTGLRPLQMTPSPILGPKGNREFLLLIGN
- a CDS encoding aldo/keto reductase, with amino-acid sequence MKTLQFDNGDQMPILGLGTWKSAPGDVYRAVKEALRLGYCHIDCAAIYGNEPEIGQALLESFQEGVVSRDQLWITSKLWNNSHEPEDVQQALEKTLSDLQLNYLDLYLIHWPVVIKRGVVFPESAKDFISLDVLPISKTWKAMEAMVEKGLCRHIGVSNFSTTKLQDLLGTARLKPEMNQIELHPYLQQPAMLDYCKKNQIHLTAYSPLGSLDRPPGMKVKNEPVLMQEPVLATIAERCGSTQAQVLISWAIHRGTAVIPKSVNPERMKQNLLAADVLLTQKDLQEIAGLDRNRRYVSGDFWSPKGSPYTLVNLWDTQ
- a CDS encoding sigma-54-dependent transcriptional regulator, which gives rise to MKRNILLIEDELSMRLGVSHSLSGHGYEVTACEDGIEGLKAIQQHNFDLIITDFRLPGMSGMEILTESMKICPDTGVIIITGFPEVDTAVSAIKKGAFDYLSKPFSNDTLLIVVDRYFRYRQLQLENDQLRETVREKSQSEEFIGESSAIKAVFDRLATVAPTDVPVRIQGESGTGKELVASALHRLSLRKDKTFLKINCAAIPEDLLESELFGYEKGAFTGAVQSKKGKFEVADGGTIFFDEIGEMPITLQAKLLRVLEEHELTRLGSNTSIKIDVRTIFATAKDLKKAISERTFREDLFYRINVVPIHLPPLRERGEDITALAEHFLKIYSTKYRKKGLDISPDAYKRLLAYDYPGNVRELKNAIERAVLLSTGSHIYVTHLPSECRGGAKIFLVLPKTCLWMRGLNVTNDRESLRLLMRRTEKKLQLPTNLVSAERFFGKNLRIWVSSVRLYCSTRLRCSFSRYDR
- a CDS encoding HAMP domain-containing sensor histidine kinase, which encodes MKFFQGVQGKFIVIASLCIFLFAGIFGYLIISREKKLYTEDTIHQAKIIAEISGVIFTNALVYKELGLVDNVGLTDYLDYYVSDIIRKEKRLLYLVVLDPHGKVLSHSDIREYGKIYTDPVTTESLQAMEIAIQQFKNSQGIDMIDVVAPLKISTKNWGVCRIGFSLEEVNEGVRTLRNEILSMVSLMILGALVVIGIAGRAFATPLINLANTMDLITEKGNLDIQYSIPEQRKDEIGRLQASFSWMISKLQQADREKVKTMDLICQTDKMATVGNLAAGVAHEINNPLGGVILCFNNFAKDSMDEESRKTHIEVINSGLHKIQNTVQGLLDFSRKTPIDIVPSSICEIVDNCFKLVDTFLIKQKITVHRESCEDMPLVPVDPAKIEQVFLNIIINAIHAMAMGGTLSLDLTRDEEDCFLSIADTGPGIDPEVLPRIFDPFFTTKDPGKGTGLGLAVCKSIIEQHGGRIHAESEEGQGAKFIISLPLSEPENT